The nucleotide sequence TATATTCAGAGCTTAAATCACATAAATTGTCCGCAAAAGAGATCAAAGAAATGAACCCCAAGGGAATTATTTTCTCTGGTGGTCCGAACAGTGTGTATGAAGAAGGTGCCTTTAAGGTAGACCCAGACATTTTTAAGTTGGGGATTCCGATTTTAGGTATCTGTTATGGTATGCAGATTATGGCGTACACCCTTGAAGGTGGCGTTGAAAATGCTGAAAACAGTGAATACGGTCACGCTGACATTGAGGTTACCTCAGAAGATGCTACCTTGTTCAAGGGACTTCCTAAGAAGCAAGCTGTTTGGATGAGCCACGGTGACTTGGTAACTCGAGTTCCCGAAGGTTTTGAATCAGTTGCTACTAGCAAGGATTGCCCAATTTCTGCAATGCAGGATGTAGATCGCAAGTTCTATGGAATTCAATTCCATGCTGAAGTTCGTAACACCGAATACGGTAACGATATTCTTAAAAACTTTGCATTCGACGTTTGTCAAGCTAAGCCTAACTGGACAATGAACGACTTTATCGACCTTCAAGTTGAACATATTCGTGAAGTTGTTGGCGATAAGAAGGTTCTGCTTGGACTTTCTGGTGGGGTTGATTCCTCAGTTGTTGGGGTATTGCTCCACAAGGCAATCGGTGACCAGTTGACAAGTATCTTTGTTGACCACGGTTTGCTTAGAAAGTACGAAGCTGACCAAGTTATGGAGAGTTTGGAAGGTAAGTTCGGATTGAACATCATTAAAGTTGATGCTCAGGACCGTTTCTTATCTAAACTAGCCGGTGTATCTGACCCAGAAAAGAAACGGAAGATTATTGGTAACGAGTTCATCCAGGTATTCAATGACGAAGCCCAAAAGCTTGATGGCATTGACTTCCTAGCTCAAGGAACTCTTTACACTGACGTTATTGAATCTGGTACTGATACTGCCCAAACTATCAAGTCTCACCACAATGTTGGTGGACTTCCAGAAGACATGCACTTCCAATTGATCGAACCATTGAACTCATTGTTCAAGGACGAAGCTCGTGAAATTGGTGAAAAGTTAGGCATGCCTGAAGAATTAGTTTGGCGCCAACCATTCCCAGGACCAGGTCTTGGAATTAGAGTTATCGGGGAAGTTACCCCTGAAAAGCTAAAAATCGTTCGTGATAGTGATTTTGTCCTTCGTGATGAAATTGCCAAGGCCGGTTTGAAGCGTGATATTTGGCAATATTTTACTGTCCTTCCTGGTTTCAAATCAGTTGGGGTTATGGGTGATGGTAGAACTTA is from Lentilactobacillus curieae and encodes:
- the guaA gene encoding glutamine-hydrolyzing GMP synthase, with the protein product MANVDLSTFDKILVLDFGSQYNQLITRRIRDLGVYSELKSHKLSAKEIKEMNPKGIIFSGGPNSVYEEGAFKVDPDIFKLGIPILGICYGMQIMAYTLEGGVENAENSEYGHADIEVTSEDATLFKGLPKKQAVWMSHGDLVTRVPEGFESVATSKDCPISAMQDVDRKFYGIQFHAEVRNTEYGNDILKNFAFDVCQAKPNWTMNDFIDLQVEHIREVVGDKKVLLGLSGGVDSSVVGVLLHKAIGDQLTSIFVDHGLLRKYEADQVMESLEGKFGLNIIKVDAQDRFLSKLAGVSDPEKKRKIIGNEFIQVFNDEAQKLDGIDFLAQGTLYTDVIESGTDTAQTIKSHHNVGGLPEDMHFQLIEPLNSLFKDEAREIGEKLGMPEELVWRQPFPGPGLGIRVIGEVTPEKLKIVRDSDFVLRDEIAKAGLKRDIWQYFTVLPGFKSVGVMGDGRTYEYTIAIRGVNSVDGMTADFARIPWDVLQSISVRIVNEVEGINRVVYDITSKPPSTIEWE